One Misgurnus anguillicaudatus chromosome 22, ASM2758022v2, whole genome shotgun sequence DNA segment encodes these proteins:
- the niban2b gene encoding protein Niban 2b yields MGDLISTHLDEGKREVITARTGELMGEFGRLYEQQYPVALFNKMRYDIEGGGGPQPQLLHRKMALQNKSIFSGALFQYLEENKKWRNRFLFIPDTYNINYFENKQAHDRGLHPKGTINCAGYRVLTSMEEYMELLNTSLPGVKAKVDSSPFLKCTTQFPIILWHPYARHYYFCVVTEKEQQKWTAVFQDCVRHTNNGLSEECKVQTPAFTDAVRLYRQAHGQYGTWDMMCGTPPQILANLVMETLAPEMRDLIAPKLKGKMHERQRNWMLISDAVYGLVQSQAQAQYEAIVQSCEAGRPPLETTIRTDMDQIITSKEHVTSKIRGLVLPKAEKLLKVSIQPYINSILDALMEPTSRGFFEVRDLFFRELVDMSKNLLNDGNKEKLGEHMEKISMLAFHPVKMQCCYEMVESLSLEGLQQRFDVSSPSVFVQRAQILMREQMDDAVYTFEQLLHQSLEDEKGEDLCKTIQRCQDRVIKKFDYDSSTVRKKLFREALLQIFIPYMLKQLSPSCSAELPRFQELIFEDFSRFILVENIFEEVVLHTVMKDIMMAVKEAAVQRRHNLYRDSIVLTNSDPNLHLLGENPPIDWAGEYGDGQEEVEEEDVAKEGATQKRRRMKQVVSMIQLEGNSSGMPNESCLEVPAVEDIPEEEAEECSDTSTCQLPNGTKEDVNKNTVEEKPPTVTNRTSLKEEETQVTEVLAEKSPKDTEGKSAIESAIQEIDNAVEEEERQQDIAESSSSKEEMSNKEDELVPKCQGAQLEHQVKIAASEAPSSTEEASSDQQEKIQSTKDSHSEISSSQNDDSGFQSPANEVEGEEPQTGNEACSDSETGENTGKEESAHVDQQ; encoded by the exons ATGGGGGATTTGATCTCAACTCATCTCGATGAGGGCAAACGGGAGGTTATTACAG CACGTACAGGGGAGCTGATGGGAGAGTTTGGTCGGCTGTATGAGCAGCAGTACCCTGTGGCTCTCTTCAATAAGATGCGCTATGACATTGAGGGTGGAGGCGGCCCGCAGCCACAGCTTCTTCACAGAAAG ATGGCTCTTCAGAATAAGTCCATCTTCTCAGGAGCTTTGTTCCAGTACTTggaagaaaacaaaaaatggcGAAATCGTTTTCTTTTTATTCCTGACACCTACAATATCAACTATTTTGAAAACAAACAG GCTCATGACCGAGGTCTGCATCCTAAAGGCACAATAAACTGTGCTGGCTACAGAGTCCTGACCTCTATGGAAGAATATATGGAGCTTCTAAACACCAGCTTACCAG GAGTCAAAGCTAAAGTTGACAGTTCTCCATTCCTGAAATGTACCACACAGTTTCCCATCATCCTCTGGCACCCTTATGCACGTCACTATTATTTTTGCGTGGTGACTGAGAAGGAGCAGCAGAAATGGACCGCTGTCTTTCAGGATTGTGTCCGGCACACCAACAATG GACTTTCTGAGGAGTGTAAAGTTCAGACCCCCGCGTTCACAGACGCGGTACGACTCTATCGGCAGGCTCATGGTCAATATGGAACCTGGGACATGATGTGTGGTACACCTCCACAG ATTCTTGCCAACCTGGTGATGGAGACCCTCGCTCCTGAGATGAGAGACCTTATTGCACCCAAACTAAAAGGCAAGATGCATGAGAGACAAAGGAATTGGATGCTG ATATCAGATGCAGTGTACGGGCTGGTTCAGAGCCAAGCACAGGCACAGTATGAAGCAATAGTGCAGAGTTGTGAAGCAGGTCGCCCACCACTGGAGACCACCATACGCACAGACATGGACCAGATCATCACATCCAAAGAACATGTGACGAGCAAAATTAGAG GTCTTGTGCTGCCCAAAGCAGAGAAGCTTCTGAAAGTGAGCATCCAGCCGTACATCAACTCTATCCTGGACGCGCTGATGGAGCCCACAAGCAGAGGATTTTTCGAAGTGCGAGACTTGTTCTTTAGAGAGCTGGTGGACATGAGCAAGAACCTTCTCAACGATGGCAACAAGGAAAAACTTGGAGAG CACATGGAGAAGATCTCCATGCTTGCCTTCCATCCAGTAAAGATGCAGTGCTGCTATGAGATGGTGGAGTCACTGAGTTTAGAGGGACTGCAGCAGCGCTTCGATGTCTCCAGCCCCTCCGTGTTTGTACAGAGAGCCCAAATCCTGATGAGAGAG CAAATGGATGATGCAGTGTACACGTTCGAGCAGCTTCTGCACCAGAGTTTGGAAGACGAAAAAGGAGAGGACCTATGCAAAACCATCCAGCGCTGTCAGGATCGTGTCATCAAG aaaTTTGACTATGACAGCAGCACAGTTCGTAAAAAGCTCTTCAGAGAGGCTCTTCTGCAGATCTTCATTCCCTACATGCTGAAACAGCTCTCTCCATCTTGCTCTGCT GAACTTCCTCGTTTCCAAGAGCTCATCTTTGAGGATTTCTCTCGTTTCATTCTGGTAGAAAACATTTTTGAGGAAGTGGTGCTCCACACGGTTATGAAAGATATAATGATG GCTGTAAAGGAAGCAGCTGTCCAAAGAAGACACAACCTGTATCGAGACAGCATCGTTCTGACCAATAGTGACCCTAATCTTCACCTACTCGGGGAAAACCCTCCCATTGACTGGGCTGGGGAGTACGGAGATGGTCAAGAGGAGGTGGAAGAAGAAGACGTAGCAAAGGAGGGAGCAACTCAAAAAAGGCGGAGAATGAAGCAAGTGGTCTCCATGATCCAGCTGGAGGGCAACTCCTCCGGAATGCCCAACGAATCGTGCCTGGAAGTGCCTGCAGTAGAGGACATTCCTGAGGAAGAGGCTGAGGAATGTTCAGACACCTCAACGTGCCAATTGCCCAATGGAACAAAAGAGGATGTGAATAAAAATACGGTCGAGGAGAAACCACCAACTGTGACGAACAGAACTTCACTAAAAGAAGAAGAAACTCAAGTCACGGAAGTGTTGGCAGAAAAGTCACCGAAGGACACAGAGGGTAAGTCAGCAATAGAGAGTGCCATACAGGAAATAGACAACGCAGTAGAGGAAGAGGAACGTCAGCAGGACATTGCAGAATCGTCGTCTTCAAAAGAGGAAATGAGCAACAAAGAGGATGAACTCGTCCCAAAGTGTCAAGGGGCGCAACTGGAACACCAAGTAAAAATCGCTGCATCAGAGGCACCTTCAAGCACAGAAGAGGCATCATCAGACCAACAGGAAAAAATTCAGAGCACTAAAGACTCCCATTCAGAGATCTCTTCATCACAAAATGACGACAGCGGATTTCAGTCTCCTGCTAATGAAGTGGAAGGGGAGGAGCCTCAGACAGGAAATGAGGCGTGCAGTGACTCAGAAACAGGAGAGAACACTGGGAAGGAAGAAAGTGCACATGTGGATCAGCAGTGA